A stretch of the Parabacteroides timonensis genome encodes the following:
- a CDS encoding TolC family protein, whose product MKKIYIAITSLFLMSFGLHAGEQENIVRLTLKEAINLAQIQSVDAAVALNELKTSYWEYRTHVADQLPEVNFKGTIPNYSKQYSRYQQSDGTYAFVQDNNLSMNGAISVDQNIALTGGKISLNSSLNFSRQLGDGAFNEYMSVPIGLTLTQPIFGVNDQKWNRRIEPVRYQEAKAAYIESVESVTISTIAYFFNLLLAKENLATSIQNLDNANKLYDIAIAKRKIGHISESELMQLKLSALQAKGKLTEAQSNLNAKMFQLRSFLGLSEDDMIEPVVPESVPDMRLIYQDVLAKALENNSFAKRILREQLEADYAVATAKGKRRDINLFASVGYTGKDSDFRGAYNPLRDNQVVEVGFSIPLLDWGKRKGKVKVAESNREVVLSKNRQDQMTFNQNIFLLVENFNNQAAQLEIAAEADEIAQKRYQTSIETFMIGKINILDLNDAQQSKDDAKQKHIQELYGFWSYFYNVRSVTLYDFQNDRNLDVDFEEIVRR is encoded by the coding sequence ATGAAAAAGATCTATATAGCCATTACTTCTTTATTCTTGATGAGCTTTGGTTTACACGCCGGGGAGCAGGAAAATATAGTAAGACTGACTTTGAAAGAGGCTATTAACCTGGCCCAAATCCAATCGGTGGATGCGGCTGTCGCCCTTAACGAACTGAAAACATCCTACTGGGAATACCGTACACATGTAGCAGACCAGTTGCCGGAAGTTAATTTCAAAGGGACGATACCTAATTACAGCAAGCAATATTCCCGTTACCAACAGTCGGACGGAACCTATGCTTTTGTGCAGGATAACAACCTGTCGATGAATGGTGCGATCTCCGTCGACCAGAATATAGCGTTGACCGGTGGTAAAATATCATTGAATTCTTCCCTTAATTTCTCCCGCCAGTTGGGGGATGGAGCTTTCAATGAATATATGAGTGTTCCGATCGGCTTGACCCTGACGCAACCGATCTTCGGCGTAAACGACCAGAAATGGAACCGCCGGATCGAACCTGTCCGTTACCAGGAGGCAAAGGCGGCCTATATCGAAAGTGTGGAAAGTGTAACGATCTCTACGATCGCTTATTTCTTCAACCTGTTGCTAGCGAAAGAGAATCTGGCAACCTCTATCCAGAACCTGGATAATGCGAACAAACTTTATGATATTGCGATCGCCAAACGAAAGATCGGACATATATCGGAAAGCGAACTGATGCAATTGAAATTGTCGGCTTTGCAGGCAAAAGGTAAATTGACGGAGGCGCAATCCAATCTGAATGCCAAGATGTTCCAGTTGCGCTCTTTCCTTGGTTTGAGCGAGGACGATATGATAGAGCCGGTCGTTCCCGAGTCCGTTCCCGATATGCGTCTGATATATCAGGATGTACTGGCGAAAGCGCTGGAAAACAACTCGTTTGCCAAACGTATTCTGCGCGAACAACTGGAAGCCGATTATGCCGTGGCGACAGCGAAAGGAAAACGCCGCGATATCAATCTGTTTGCATCTGTGGGATATACCGGAAAAGACAGTGATTTCAGAGGTGCTTATAATCCGCTGCGGGACAACCAGGTGGTCGAGGTAGGCTTTAGCATCCCTTTATTGGATTGGGGGAAGCGGAAAGGTAAAGTAAAGGTTGCCGAGTCCAACCGTGAAGTCGTGCTCTCCAAGAACCGGCAAGACCAGATGACCTTCAATCAGAATATCTTCCTACTAGTAGAAAATTTTAACAACCAGGCTGCCCAGCTCGAAATTGCAGCCGAGGCCGACGAGATTGCCCAGAAGCGTTACCAGACATCTATCGAAACATTTATGATCGGAAAGATCAATATCCTCGACCTGAACGACGCTCAACAATCGAAAGACGATGCCAAGCAAAAGCATATCCAGGAGTTGTATGGGTTTTGGAGTTATTTCTATAATGTTCGTAGTGTGACGCTCTACGATTTCCAGAACGATCGCAATCTGGATGTCGATTTCGAGGAAATAGTAAGAAGATAA
- a CDS encoding sigma-54-dependent transcriptional regulator, whose amino-acid sequence MILIVDDDAAVRSSLTFLLKRAGFEPEAVPGPEEALAIVRREAPQLILMDMNFTLTTTGEEGIQLLKQVKIFQPDVPVILMTAWGSISLAVQGMQAGAFDFITKPWNNLVLLKSIRTALELNEQKKMQAAPLNRNDADNKFHFAKIIGQSNALMEVLGTVSRIAPTNASVLITGESGTGKELIAEAIHANSPRMKEAFVKVNLGGLSQSLFESEMFGHKKGAFTDAYIDRTGRFEMANKGTIFLDEIGDLELSCQVKLLRVLQDQTFEVLGDSRPRKVDIRVVSATNCNLPEMVAARTFREDLFYRINLITIHLPALRERKDDIPLLARYFADKQSEVNGLPRVDFSADAKVFLQRLPYPGNIRELKNLVERTMLVSGKSLLDVADFESQCLNMGNTQPISKGGAASFEGMTLDEIERQTILQALETHNGNLSHVASALGISRAALYRRLEKYDIPTDK is encoded by the coding sequence ATGATATTAATTGTTGATGACGACGCTGCTGTTCGTTCTTCGCTTACCTTTTTATTGAAACGGGCAGGCTTTGAACCGGAAGCTGTTCCGGGGCCTGAAGAGGCGTTGGCAATTGTACGCCGGGAAGCACCGCAGCTGATCCTGATGGATATGAACTTTACCTTGACTACGACGGGAGAAGAAGGAATTCAATTATTGAAACAAGTAAAAATATTTCAACCCGATGTGCCGGTCATCCTGATGACTGCCTGGGGGTCCATCTCGCTGGCTGTGCAGGGAATGCAGGCCGGCGCTTTCGATTTTATAACCAAGCCCTGGAATAATCTGGTCCTGCTCAAGTCGATTCGTACGGCTCTCGAACTGAATGAGCAAAAGAAGATGCAGGCCGCTCCGCTGAACCGCAACGATGCGGATAATAAATTCCATTTTGCAAAGATCATCGGGCAGAGTAATGCGCTGATGGAAGTGCTGGGTACCGTTTCTCGTATTGCTCCGACAAATGCTTCGGTACTGATTACCGGTGAAAGCGGGACAGGGAAGGAACTGATCGCAGAAGCAATCCATGCCAACAGTCCACGAATGAAAGAAGCTTTTGTGAAGGTAAACCTGGGTGGATTATCGCAAAGCCTTTTTGAAAGTGAAATGTTCGGACATAAGAAAGGAGCTTTTACGGATGCCTATATCGACCGTACCGGCCGTTTTGAAATGGCGAACAAGGGTACGATCTTTCTTGATGAGATAGGTGACCTAGAGTTGTCGTGTCAGGTGAAGCTGCTGCGTGTATTACAGGATCAGACCTTTGAGGTGCTGGGCGACAGCCGTCCCCGTAAGGTGGATATTCGTGTGGTCAGTGCAACAAACTGTAACCTACCGGAAATGGTCGCGGCCCGTACCTTTCGTGAAGACTTGTTTTACCGTATCAACCTGATCACGATCCATCTGCCTGCCCTGCGGGAACGGAAAGACGATATACCTCTGCTGGCCCGCTATTTTGCCGATAAGCAATCGGAAGTGAACGGCTTACCTCGTGTGGACTTTTCGGCCGATGCAAAAGTATTTCTGCAACGTCTTCCTTATCCTGGAAATATACGCGAATTGAAGAATCTGGTGGAAAGAACAATGCTGGTATCCGGCAAATCCTTACTGGATGTAGCCGATTTTGAAAGTCAGTGCCTTAATATGGGAAATACCCAACCTATATCCAAAGGTGGTGCTGCCAGCTTCGAAGGGATGACACTGGATGAAATAGAACGGCAAACAATCCTGCAGGCGCTTGAAACGCATAACGGTAACCTGTCGCATGTAGCATCGGCATTGGGTATCAGTCGGGCAGCCTTATACCGTCGTTTAGAGAAATATGATATTCCTACCGATAAATAA
- a CDS encoding sensor histidine kinase — MRIKGLFWILTGLLLTVLGVMTWHVFYNFSSAMFFMVEGLVLVTILYLILFYRRIIKPLNIIGNGMELLKEQDFSSRLSRVGQKEADRIVDIFNKMMEQLKNERLHLREQNHFLDLLINASPMGVIMLNLDNEIISLNPAAHKMLGQPTSVVFEGKSLTDIDSPLAIELANIPLYESQTVRLNDANIYKCTHSSFVDRGFHHSFYLVEGLTQEVFKAEKKAYEKVIRMIAHEVNNTTAGITSTLDTLESTFSELKNTEDICEVLRVSIERCYSMSHFITNFADVVRIPEPQTVYRELNAVVTSCKRFMETICQNRNIRIVMELDEVSPVVKLDSSLFEQVLVNIIKNAAESIDHDGHIYIRTSHNPVCLEIADTGKGIDKETETKLFSPFFSTKPNGQGIGLIFIREVLQKQNCSFSLRTYADGLTRFRILFE, encoded by the coding sequence ATGAGAATAAAAGGGTTGTTTTGGATTTTAACCGGGTTGTTGTTGACTGTGTTGGGAGTGATGACTTGGCATGTATTCTACAATTTCTCGTCTGCCATGTTTTTCATGGTGGAAGGGTTGGTACTTGTAACGATCCTTTATCTGATCCTGTTTTATCGTCGTATTATCAAGCCGTTGAATATTATTGGAAATGGTATGGAGTTATTGAAGGAGCAGGATTTCAGTTCGCGCCTGAGCCGGGTAGGGCAGAAGGAGGCCGACCGTATTGTCGACATCTTCAATAAGATGATGGAACAGCTTAAAAACGAACGCCTGCATCTGAGAGAGCAGAACCATTTCCTCGACCTGTTGATCAATGCTTCTCCTATGGGGGTGATCATGTTGAACCTGGACAATGAGATTATATCGCTTAACCCGGCCGCACATAAAATGCTCGGACAACCTACCTCTGTTGTTTTCGAAGGGAAATCTCTGACAGATATAGATTCCCCTTTGGCTATCGAATTGGCAAATATACCTTTATATGAGTCACAGACAGTGCGTCTGAATGATGCCAATATATATAAATGTACACATTCTTCTTTCGTAGACCGTGGGTTTCATCATTCGTTCTATTTAGTGGAAGGTTTGACACAGGAAGTATTCAAGGCAGAAAAGAAAGCCTATGAAAAGGTGATTCGCATGATCGCCCATGAGGTAAATAACACGACTGCCGGGATCACTTCTACGTTGGATACGCTTGAATCGACCTTTAGCGAACTGAAAAATACGGAAGATATATGCGAAGTACTGCGTGTATCCATCGAGCGTTGTTACAGCATGAGCCATTTCATTACGAATTTCGCAGATGTGGTACGTATACCGGAACCTCAGACGGTTTATCGTGAACTGAATGCTGTCGTTACTTCCTGTAAACGGTTTATGGAAACGATCTGCCAGAATCGTAATATCCGGATTGTCATGGAACTTGATGAGGTTTCTCCTGTCGTGAAGCTCGACAGCTCTCTCTTTGAACAAGTGTTGGTCAATATCATTAAGAATGCAGCCGAATCTATCGATCACGACGGCCATATTTACATACGTACTTCACACAATCCGGTCTGCCTGGAAATAGCAGATACCGGTAAAGGGATAGATAAAGAGACTGAAACCAAACTGTTCAGCCCCTTCTTCTCTACCAAGCCGAACGGACAGGGTATCGGCCTGATCTTTATACGTGAAGTTTTACAGAAACAAAACTGTTCTTTTTCCCTGCGTACTTATGCCGATGGTTTGACCCGTTTCCGTATCCTTTTCGAGTGA
- a CDS encoding beta-propeller domain-containing protein, with protein sequence MIKHYFRYLFFIAIISTYCSCNNVKEKLLVSGCGWKQVAILDKATGAIEWSHPLNPGEDCNDVEMTVDGHILYAYTSGARLITRDQQTVWDFKTQKGEELFTATRLPSGNYMLAICGTPSRIVELDTNGKLIDELQFDTSITGVHDQFRQIVKTPQNTYLIPLMGKGEVIEMNKDKKIVNRIHCGGNPFAIQILDNGNWLVSCGDAHNFVEIDPTGKQIVRNVSDDNIEDITLLFVAELVRYKNGNTLISNWNGHSKNKSQPLLVEINTDNQVVWTLPLHPDIVNISAVYSFAE encoded by the coding sequence ATGATAAAGCACTATTTCAGATACTTGTTTTTCATAGCAATTATTAGCACTTATTGCTCATGTAACAATGTCAAAGAGAAGTTACTTGTTTCCGGCTGTGGCTGGAAGCAGGTAGCAATCCTCGATAAAGCAACCGGAGCCATCGAATGGAGTCACCCATTAAACCCGGGAGAAGATTGTAACGATGTAGAAATGACAGTGGATGGTCATATCCTCTATGCATATACCTCCGGTGCCCGGCTTATTACCCGCGATCAACAAACTGTCTGGGATTTCAAAACCCAAAAGGGTGAAGAGCTTTTCACCGCCACCCGTCTCCCCTCCGGCAATTATATGTTGGCTATCTGCGGTACTCCTTCCCGTATCGTCGAACTCGACACGAACGGGAAACTGATCGATGAACTACAATTCGACACCAGTATAACCGGTGTACACGACCAGTTCCGGCAGATCGTGAAAACCCCGCAAAACACCTATCTGATCCCATTAATGGGTAAAGGGGAAGTGATTGAAATGAACAAAGACAAAAAGATCGTCAACCGGATACATTGCGGAGGCAACCCTTTTGCCATCCAGATACTCGACAATGGAAACTGGCTCGTATCCTGCGGCGATGCGCATAACTTCGTGGAAATCGATCCGACAGGAAAGCAGATAGTAAGAAATGTAAGCGATGATAATATAGAGGATATCACGCTTCTTTTCGTGGCAGAATTAGTCCGGTATAAAAACGGCAATACGCTTATAAGCAACTGGAATGGTCACAGTAAAAATAAATCGCAACCGCTACTGGTTGAAATCAATACGGACAACCAAGTCGTTTGGACATTACCCCTCCATCCGGACATAGTGAATATATCGGCTGTCTACTCCTTTGCAGAATAG
- a CDS encoding SUMF1/EgtB/PvdO family nonheme iron enzyme has protein sequence MKRLITALFILAGLCCPFLLSAQDSWQSLINRLTYYSPEKYKLATDNLKKKYPDSYRPDKDFEKALEELKADKETLIKGLKAKDPKAEKQAQKLLQQLDAALLANPLLAGKQVVAIRRTLGDNARKAMSGGLGIAPSNFQNNSEIGNPKTGWTNEFVSLNIAPGKIKQTTIYKPEQGMIITDPEPHFDGNKLMYSSIGTSDRWQLFELDMKTGKTRQLTPDTYKDFDSFDGCYTPDGRYIFCSTGTFLGLPCTNGGNKMCGLYLYDPKTQLTRQLTYDQDSNWDPVMMENGMLLYQRWEYADLPHSNSRVMFTMNPDGTSQSAFYGSNSYFPTSFFSARPIPGRPSAIVGVATGHHSVSRSGRLLVIDTRKGRHEADGVIAEIPHAGRKVEPLVRDRLPDGVWPQFLQPYPLNDTYYLVSMKDSPESLWGIYLVDTYDNRTLIAEEENIAYLDPVLMEARKAPAIIPDRIDLASTTTTVFMQDVYHGDGLKGIPRGTVKKLRVGSFSFSPLNQGGLLGTIGMDGPWDIKRILGEVDVEEDGSAMFTVPANTPIFIQPLDEEGKALQVMRSWFTGMPGETLSCIGCHEDKNTIPVPKMTTASKKSPQPIKEWYGKERGFSYRHEVQPVLDKYCISCHNQDKPDKPYLKGDQWITDWTSQISGRAGTDYGGHFTLSYANLHRYVRRPGIESDMHMLVPMDVHADQTELMQILQKGHYNVQLDKESIEKLACWIDFNAPFHGRRSDIPNFPDTQRSNELRELHREMFGTPESTAEWLPEIPQNIEPVRFEKEQKPLGDTVLDKWPVYDPTQKAYSQWGDTQWKQLALGNFQKSIPLGNGITLELVKIPAGSFIMGSDRHPDELPQTIVQVDKAFWMGRFEITNAQFRAYDPEHDSRDEHRHGYQFGRRGYSMNHPDQPAVRISWQEAMDYCKWLSEKTGMKFSLPTEAQWEWACRAGSDTPFWYGNMSTDFSTYANLGDIKLKEFAACTSYKFYESAMVIENPNKYDDWIPRDTTYNDGGFISEPVGRYIRNPWDLFDMHGNVWEWTLSSYQPYPYNENDGRNELVAENGKRVARGGSWYDRPFRATSSFRLPYREYQKVYNVGFRVVMTEE, from the coding sequence ATGAAACGGCTCATTACAGCTCTGTTTATTTTGGCCGGACTATGTTGTCCGTTCTTACTTTCCGCACAGGATTCCTGGCAAAGCCTGATTAACCGGCTTACCTATTATTCACCGGAAAAATACAAATTGGCAACAGATAATCTGAAGAAGAAATATCCGGATAGTTATCGTCCGGATAAAGATTTCGAAAAGGCTCTAGAAGAACTGAAGGCAGATAAAGAAACACTTATCAAAGGTTTGAAAGCCAAAGATCCGAAAGCGGAGAAACAGGCCCAAAAGCTACTGCAACAGCTGGATGCCGCTTTATTAGCCAACCCGCTACTGGCCGGCAAACAGGTCGTTGCTATCCGCAGGACATTAGGCGATAATGCCCGCAAAGCCATGAGCGGCGGATTAGGTATCGCACCTTCCAACTTCCAGAATAACTCCGAGATAGGAAACCCTAAAACAGGATGGACGAACGAATTCGTATCCCTGAACATTGCTCCCGGTAAAATAAAACAAACTACTATCTATAAACCGGAACAGGGCATGATCATCACTGATCCGGAACCTCATTTCGATGGAAACAAACTGATGTATTCTTCCATCGGGACCTCCGACCGCTGGCAATTGTTCGAACTGGATATGAAAACCGGAAAGACCCGACAATTGACACCCGATACTTATAAAGACTTCGACAGTTTCGACGGTTGCTATACCCCCGACGGACGGTATATCTTCTGCTCCACAGGGACCTTCCTCGGACTTCCCTGTACAAACGGAGGAAACAAAATGTGCGGCCTGTATCTTTACGACCCCAAGACACAACTGACCCGCCAGTTGACCTACGACCAGGACAGCAACTGGGACCCGGTCATGATGGAAAACGGTATGCTGCTCTATCAGCGTTGGGAATATGCAGACCTGCCCCACTCCAATTCGCGTGTCATGTTCACCATGAATCCGGACGGCACTTCGCAATCGGCCTTCTACGGCTCGAACTCCTATTTTCCTACCTCATTCTTTAGTGCCCGCCCTATCCCCGGACGTCCGTCAGCCATTGTCGGAGTAGCGACCGGACACCACAGCGTATCCCGTAGCGGACGCCTACTCGTAATCGACACCCGTAAGGGAAGACACGAGGCAGACGGAGTAATCGCCGAGATCCCCCATGCCGGACGAAAGGTAGAACCACTGGTACGCGACCGTTTGCCGGACGGCGTATGGCCTCAGTTCCTGCAACCTTATCCCTTGAACGACACCTATTATCTAGTATCGATGAAGGATAGTCCCGAAAGCCTGTGGGGTATCTATCTGGTAGATACCTACGATAACCGTACCCTGATAGCCGAAGAAGAAAACATCGCCTATCTCGATCCGGTACTGATGGAAGCCAGAAAAGCCCCGGCTATCATCCCCGACCGCATAGACCTGGCTTCTACCACCACAACCGTCTTCATGCAGGATGTCTATCATGGCGATGGCCTGAAAGGTATTCCCCGCGGGACGGTGAAAAAACTCCGCGTCGGTTCCTTTAGTTTCAGTCCGCTGAACCAGGGGGGCCTGTTAGGTACGATCGGTATGGATGGTCCCTGGGATATCAAACGCATCCTCGGCGAAGTAGATGTAGAAGAGGACGGTTCTGCCATGTTCACCGTTCCGGCCAATACGCCGATCTTTATTCAACCGCTCGACGAAGAAGGAAAAGCTCTTCAGGTAATGCGTAGCTGGTTTACCGGAATGCCGGGCGAAACGCTTTCCTGCATCGGCTGCCATGAAGACAAGAATACCATACCTGTTCCCAAAATGACCACGGCTTCAAAGAAAAGCCCGCAACCGATCAAAGAATGGTACGGTAAGGAACGTGGTTTTAGCTATCGCCATGAAGTACAGCCAGTACTGGATAAATATTGTATCTCCTGCCACAATCAGGATAAACCGGATAAACCCTACCTGAAAGGCGATCAATGGATCACGGACTGGACTTCACAGATTAGTGGCCGGGCCGGAACAGATTACGGGGGTCATTTCACCCTGTCGTATGCCAACTTACACCGGTATGTGCGCCGCCCGGGTATCGAAAGCGACATGCACATGTTAGTTCCGATGGACGTACATGCCGACCAGACAGAGTTGATGCAAATCCTTCAGAAAGGACATTATAATGTACAACTGGATAAAGAGTCGATAGAGAAACTGGCCTGCTGGATCGACTTCAACGCACCTTTCCACGGACGTCGTTCGGATATCCCGAACTTCCCGGATACGCAGAGAAGTAACGAACTACGGGAGCTGCACCGTGAAATGTTCGGTACCCCGGAATCGACAGCCGAATGGTTGCCGGAGATCCCACAAAACATTGAACCGGTCAGATTCGAAAAAGAACAAAAGCCTCTTGGTGATACGGTACTCGATAAATGGCCGGTATACGATCCTACTCAAAAAGCTTATTCCCAATGGGGAGACACCCAATGGAAACAACTGGCTTTAGGTAATTTCCAGAAGAGTATCCCGTTGGGTAACGGCATCACCCTCGAATTGGTTAAAATACCGGCCGGCTCCTTTATCATGGGTAGCGATCGCCATCCGGACGAACTGCCGCAAACGATCGTACAGGTAGACAAAGCGTTCTGGATGGGACGTTTCGAAATCACCAACGCACAGTTTAGGGCATACGATCCGGAACACGACAGCCGCGACGAACACCGCCACGGATATCAGTTCGGACGCAGGGGATATTCGATGAACCACCCCGACCAACCGGCAGTACGTATCTCCTGGCAGGAAGCGATGGATTATTGCAAATGGTTATCGGAAAAGACCGGTATGAAGTTCTCACTCCCCACCGAAGCGCAATGGGAATGGGCCTGCCGCGCCGGAAGCGATACGCCGTTCTGGTACGGGAATATGTCTACCGACTTCTCGACCTATGCCAACCTGGGGGATATCAAATTGAAAGAGTTTGCCGCCTGCACTTCCTACAAGTTCTACGAAAGTGCTATGGTAATTGAAAATCCCAATAAATACGACGATTGGATTCCACGCGATACCACCTATAATGACGGTGGATTTATCTCCGAACCTGTCGGCCGTTATATCCGCAACCCGTGGGATCTGTTCGATATGCACGGAAATGTTTGGGAATGGACCTTATCCAGTTACCAGCCTTATCCGTACAACGAAAACGACGGTCGCAACGAGCTGGTGGCAGAAAATGGCAAACGTGTTGCACGCGGCGGCTCCTGGTACGACCGTCCTTTCCGGGCAACCTCTTCGTTCCGTCTGCCTTACCGCGAATACCAGAAAGTATATAATGTAGGTTTCCGTGTAGTAATGACAGAAGAATGA
- a CDS encoding AraC family transcriptional regulator, translating into MLVSYSPYDLSLPLLYADHSRVETWWNYQDVISPFYRLYLITQGRGKVYINQKGYELLPGQLFLIPKFAFHSYECDDFMEHYYICFFDETKGGKGISNPMKMNLQVEATPMDYSLMERFLVLNPYKSLPASDPKHYDNDRNIYTKEDEISVSTFSNQVESSGILLQLFSRFITEECLLLPEANSLYEKLDVAIQYINKHLDRRISVSALADLMCITSDHFSKVFKRIIGMPPCEYIQMKRIERAQTLLLTSHMSIIEIAEKVGISNLSQFSRLFSKMVRCSPREYRLRQFNALKSENHI; encoded by the coding sequence ATGCTTGTCTCTTATTCTCCGTATGACCTGTCGCTACCTTTGCTTTATGCCGATCATTCCCGGGTGGAAACCTGGTGGAATTATCAGGATGTCATCAGCCCTTTTTATCGGCTTTATTTGATTACCCAAGGAAGAGGTAAAGTTTATATCAATCAGAAAGGATATGAACTGTTACCCGGTCAACTGTTCCTGATACCTAAGTTTGCTTTCCATAGTTATGAATGCGATGATTTTATGGAGCATTATTATATCTGTTTCTTTGATGAAACGAAAGGAGGAAAGGGTATCAGTAATCCGATGAAGATGAATTTACAGGTGGAAGCTACTCCAATGGATTATTCTTTGATGGAGCGTTTTCTGGTTCTAAATCCTTATAAATCGTTACCGGCGTCGGATCCTAAACATTATGATAATGACCGGAATATTTATACCAAGGAAGATGAGATATCTGTTTCGACATTTTCCAACCAGGTAGAAAGTAGCGGTATTCTGTTGCAACTTTTTTCCCGTTTTATAACAGAAGAATGTCTGCTTTTACCAGAGGCGAACAGTTTGTATGAGAAGCTGGATGTGGCGATACAATATATAAATAAACATCTGGACCGACGTATTTCTGTTTCGGCGCTGGCTGATCTGATGTGTATTACTTCCGACCACTTCTCTAAGGTATTCAAACGAATAATAGGTATGCCTCCTTGTGAATATATCCAGATGAAGCGGATTGAACGGGCACAGACTCTATTGCTTACTTCTCATATGTCGATCATTGAAATAGCGGAAAAAGTAGGGATCAGTAACCTTTCCCAGTTTTCCCGCCTATTTTCGAAGATGGTCCGTTGTTCCCCGAGAGAATACCGCTTAAGACAATTCAATGCACTGAAATCCGAGAATCATATATGA